The DNA sequence GAATAAAGTATTTCAGCACAAAACAGCACATGGCAATATAATGATCAAGGAAAAGAACTCGGTTATATCATTTCTAAATTGTATAGTACATGATACAAAAGACAAAAGGTgggaaaaaattgaaaataaacaaGTTTTCTTCAAATAAAGCAAACAATAGCCAGAACCATATAGTTTCAGAAATAAAGTGTCTCTCTAACTCTGCAAGTGAAAGAAAACACTTAAAGTGATGACAGTTTATTAGAATCTAGAAATACATTTATAAAGTGACCTACCCAATATACACACGTGTGACTTCAGGTGTATTCAGCACCTTCCCAAGTGACCACATTAATGCTCCATAAACCCTCATTAACTGCAAATAAGACCAAAAATAGGTTAGGTTGCACCTTACCAATTACCATGTTGcagtatatttaataaataaacaaatggcAGTTTAACTATACATGCTCTTACTTGTTGAGTATCAACTTGGTCTGCCTTGTTCAAAACGACTCGAACTTTGTCATCATGCCCACGTAAGGATGAGATCACACGCTTGAACTCATCACTAATATCAAGTTTGTGAGGATCAAACAGGAGAAGTATCAAATCACATTTGGCAGCAAACCAAGATGTTACACCGGTAAAATCATACGAGCGTTGTGTTCGTTGCTTTTCTCCAGATAGAACTCCAGGACTATCCACAAGTGTAATCTGGTCTAGTAGCTTTGGATGTTTGCATAAAAGAGTAAGTCCAAATACCATAGGAAAATCTGATAAACTGCTTCAATGGCTCTAGCGCAACCTACCGGATGAGGCATCTGAGCACACTCAAACTTTGACAAAAATGCCGTGCCAAAACTTGTAAGACCACTAAATGGCATGTCTGCTTGGACAGCAACAGTATTTCCAGGAATGGTTCTCTCGTCAGGCCCAGACTGTCTTAAAAGTTATGCATTAGTAAGCTTTTTCCTATTTACCACGAAATAGGTAGATTATTGGATGTTTCACAGATACCAATAATTCAAATCATTAAAACTTAGCACTAATTCTAGAGTACAAAGTACTAACTCCACTATAAAGTTTTACACCTTATACGGATAACTAGAAATCAAATTGATTACTAATTTGAAACAAAGAAAATCTTGATGTCAATACAGTTGTGGGAAGTTTGGCATGTACCATGATAGCAACAAACCGATCAGTTGTAGGCTCAGGTCCAATATGGGCTCCTGCAATAATGAGAAACCAAACGTTATCAAATAAATTTCCATAAGAGAGATTAGCAATCTTATATGTATACACGAATACACAAAACCACTTGCCTGGATAATTACTTTTAAGGAGATGTTTGATAAATGTTGTTTTACCAGTTGAGTATTGACCCAAAAGCATAACCATTGGCTTGGCTTCAAAATCACTATTTGTCTAGTGTGTGTAAAAATTTCCAGGTCAATAAATTGTGCATAGCCATAGAAAAAAgacaaacataaaaaaatgaataCAGTGAACAGCTAAAGTTGACAGTGAATCTAGATTGGGAAGTCAATTTTTCAAAGGACAAAAAATAGAGGAACTTACTGACCAGTAATGGGAATACAAAATCATTAAAACGATATGTAACTTCTAATGGCTTCAATTTCTGGATGTAGAGTTTCTTCAAGCCATCAATTATTGAGGTCACAGAGGAAGGTGAAACCTGTACAATGTGGATTATGGGAATCAATTCATGTaacaatattaatataaaaaaaacatattagATTAGAAAAAATACATGACAAAAAATGCAAAATTTGTTAGTCTATAAAAGGAGCAAACAAGATTAGAATCGCATTTCAAGTGTGAGAAATCAAATTAGTAATAGTCCTGCCTAAATATATTAGATATACGAAACCAACACATACTAAAGCTGTTAAATTTCGTTAAAAGTCGTCAAATTTTCTGCTAACAGCTAAAACCCTACAACACAAAAGGGGCAGAAAAATCGAATATTTATGATGGAAGTGGAACCATTACCTCGCTCTGCGATTGGGAAAGTAGGGATTGGAAGTGATCGGagaaggtggataagtgttgggACCTCAGCGAAGCAGAGAGAAGCGTTGAGCTTCGAGAAATGGTTTTGGACACGTGGCGGGATAAAACCATGTGCACGAACATTGCTGCGatggcgaagaagaagaagaagaagaagggaactGAATGGGAAAAAGGGAGAATATTCTTTGTAATGGAGATCAATGTTGCTGCATTGAATATTTGTTGTCCATTGAAGTATTCACCTCAGAAACACACAGAAAGTGAGGGAAAAATGGAAAATGTTGAGGAACAAAACCAAAATGCAAACGACATCGTTTTCAACTGATTATAACAATTTTAGgttaaacaaaaaaaactaaCGTTGTTAAAAAATGCGTTTAAGTAAATAATTATACTGTCTAAGTTTATAATTTCTGctttatttatctaatatttaaatattttcaatTACTATTCTAAAATTCATGTGTCTAATTAAAattgtaaaacaaaaaaaaaggtaaTTACACCAATGAATATGTCAAAAACAttcttataataatttttgtttaagaaatgtgacttatttatttagccacactttaaataaaaataacacttttataacataCAAAAATTAAGTCTCATAACttataatctaataattaaaataaaatattttcacatGATAACAATCATAAAATCTACGTTGGAGTAGCCAAACAAAAAAAACATGTATTTATTGCTAGCACACATGCAAGATTTGAAGATCATTTGAGATAGGTTTCACGCGCAATGAGAAGATGAATCCATTCACATG is a window from the Arachis hypogaea cultivar Tifrunner chromosome 17, arahy.Tifrunner.gnm2.J5K5, whole genome shotgun sequence genome containing:
- the LOC112762464 gene encoding EH domain-containing protein 1 translates to MFVHMVLSRHVSKTISRSSTLLSASLRSQHLSTFSDHFQSLLSQSQSEVSPSSVTSIIDGLKKLYIQKLKPLEVTYRFNDFVFPLLTNSDFEAKPMVMLLGQYSTGKTTFIKHLLKSNYPGAHIGPEPTTDRFVAIMSGPDERTIPGNTVAVQADMPFSGLTSFGTAFLSKFECAQMPHPLLDQITLVDSPGVLSGEKQRTQRSYDFTGVTSWFAAKCDLILLLFDPHKLDISDEFKRVISSLRGHDDKVRVVLNKADQVDTQQLMRVYGALMWSLGKVLNTPEVTRVYIGSFIDKPVNDAAGGPIGRELFEKEQDDLLSDLKDIPKMACDRRINEFVKRARAAKIHACIISHLKNEMPVLMGKAKAQERLIDNLASEFVKVQREFHLPPGDFPDIEHFREILSGFNIDNFERLKPKMIQAVDDMLAYDIPNLLKNFKNTYD